A genomic window from Pyricularia oryzae 70-15 chromosome 7, whole genome shotgun sequence includes:
- a CDS encoding metabolite transporter: MTVAQEEAPKVVTVAESSETTKSSCSEDAVAPPPTQRPAGKFDVLIQGVALFSDGYNIQIIGYMNTVLAKLYPKEMTSEVKTRLSNSILIGDVFGMLLFGLCIDKFGRRVGIVLTTLFLVFGIILATASHGNTVEGMFWMMVVGRGVAGVGAGGEYTVCTSQALECADSTPEMRKRRGMLVAVSTNAAIISGFVGSSIVSLIVIAAYGSQASDGIWRICFGIGIFLPLTIFFFRMRLADSEQYQKHAIQHKVPYWLAIKFYWRALLGCCSAWFLYDFVVYPFNLLAPTLVAGFSSNQSMIESIGWSALINFFALPGSFIGALLMDRIGRRQTYALGWAIVCVFGFIIGGSMVQLQNIFPLFVVLYALFQTFLSVGPGDCNFLVSSESFPTPLRGHFLGFAAAVGKAGAAIGTTVLSQALASFDDKVKGQQAIFLIGSGISVVGTLCVWFLIPNAPKNLEDEDVRFRNYLQQNGYDTSDMGLQAKKVEGAES, encoded by the exons ATGACGGTAGCCCAGGAGGAAGCACCCAAAGTGGTGACTGTTGCAGAGAGCTCCGAGACTACAAAGTCGTCCTGCTCAGAGGATGCGGTGGCCCCTCCCCCAACACAGCGGCCAGCTGGAAAGTTTGACGTCTTGATCCAAGGAGTGGCTCTCTTCTCTGATGGCTACAACATCCAGATTATCGGCTACATGAACACGGTCTTGGCCAAGCTTTATCCAAAGGAGATGACCTCAGAAGTCAAGACGCGACTGTCCAACTCTATCCTCATCGGCGATGTCTTTGGTATGCTGTTGTTTGGTCTTTGTATTGACAAATTCGGCCGCCGCGTCGGTATCGTTCTTACGACTCTGTTTCTGGTCTTTGGTATCATCCTGGCTACGGCCTCGCATGGTAACACTGTCGAGGGAATGTTTTGGATGATGGTTGTTGGTCGAGGAGTTGCTGGTGTGGGTGCGG GTGGAGAGTATACCGTCTGCACTAGTCAGGCACTAGAATGTGCAGACAGTACCCCGGAGATGCGCAAGCGAAGGGGCATGCTCGTTGCCGTATCCACAAACGCTGCAATAATTTCTGGGTTTGTCGGCTCCAGTATCGTGTCACTTATCGTCATTGCGGCCTACGGTAGCCAGGCTAGTGACGGCATCTGGCGCATATGCTTCGGCATCGGTATCTTT CTCCCCCTTACCATATTCTTCTTCCGCATGCGGCTTGCCGACTCGGAACAGTACCAGAAACACGCCATCCAACACAAGGTGCCTTACTGGCTTGCCATCAAGTTCTACTGGCGCGCTCTTCTCGGCTGCTGTTCCGCCTGGTTCCTGTACGACTTTGTGGTTTACCCATTCAACCTGCTGGCTCCCACTCTCGTTGCCGGCTTCTCGAGCAACCAGTCCATGATTGAAAGCATCGGCTGGAGCGCCCTGATCAACTTCTTTGCGCTTCCCGGGTCCTTCATCGGCGCCCTGCTCATGGACCGCATCGGGCGCCGACAGACGTATGCTCTGGGGTGGGCGATTGTTTGCGTCTTTGGCTTTATCATTGGCGGCTCCATGGTTCAGCTCCAAAACATCTTTCCGTTGTTCGTTGTTCTCTACGCACTCTTCCAGACGTTTTTGTCGGTTGGGCCGGGCGACTGCAACTTTCTGGTCTCGTCCGAGTCGTTTCCGACTCCTCTTCGTGGGCACTTTCTCGGATTCGCAGCGGCGGTGGGCAAGGCAGGAGCTGCGATCGGTACCACTGTTCTGAGCCAGGCGTTGGCCTCCTTTGATGACAAGGTCAAGGGTCAACAGGCCATTTTCCTGATTGGCAGTGGCATCTCGGTCGTTGGAACCCTTTGTGTGTGGTTTCTCATTCCAAAT GCACCCAAAAACCTCGAGGACGAAGATGTTCGGTTTAGAAACTATCTTCAACAGAACGGCTACGATACTAGCGACATGGGTCTGCAGGCCAAGAAGGTGGAAGGGGCCGAGTCTTGA
- a CDS encoding glycosyl hydrolase family 88: protein MPSELHGIKAADIHAKIRLLIDGMVNIKDTTGEFLLKLEDGRVIDTKGWNDWEWTHGIGLYGIWQYYQLTGDESCLKIIEDWFRDRFAAGGTTKNINTMSVFLTLAFVYEKTRNPIYLPWLEAWAEWAYHDLGRTRFGGMQHTTYNNMNDEQLWDDTLMMTVVPLAKIGLVLDRPHYVAEAKRQFLIHLKYLFDTRTGLFFHGWTFEDGGHNFARALWARGNSWLTIVIPEFIELLDLERTDPPLYHHLRDSLLAQCEALVPLQHPETGLWRTLLDVPEAEGSYPESSATAGFAFGMLKAQRKKYIAGTAFEAPAVLALKGVLANIDERGELMNTSFGTAMGHDLQHYKDIPITSMPYGQAMAIMAYK, encoded by the exons ATGCCTTCAGAATTGCACGGCATCAAGGCCGCCGACATCCATGCCAAGATCCGGCTTTTGATCGATGGCATGGTCAACATCAAGGACACGACCGGAGAATTCCTACTCAAACTCGAGGACGGCCGCGTAATCGACACCAAGGGCTGGAACGACTGGGAGTGGACGCACGGCATCGGTCTGTACGGTATCTGGCAGTACTACCAGCTCACCGGAGATGAGTCGTGTCTCAAGATCATCGAGGACTGGTTCCGCGACCGGttcgccgccggcggcaccACGAAAAACATCAACACCATGTCCGTCTTCCTGACTCTGGCCTTTGTATACGAAAAGACGCGCAACCCCATCTACCTCCCCTGGCTGGAGGCGTGGGCAGAGTGGGCGTACCACGACCTGGGCCGCACGCGCTTCGGCGGCATGCAGCACACCACATACAACAACATGAACGACGAGCAGCTGTGGGACGACACGCTGATGATGACGGTGGTGCCGCTGGCCAAGATCGGTCTGGTGCTCGACAGGCCGCACTAcgtcgccgaggccaagcGCCAGTTCCTCATCCACCTCAAGTACCTCTTCGACACGCGGACGGGCCTCTTCTTCCACGGCTGGACCTTTGAGGACGGCGGACACAACTTTGCCCGCGCGCTGTGGGCGAGGGGCAACAGCTGGCTGACCATCGTGATCCCCGAGTTCATCGAGCTGCTGGACCTGGAGCGCACCGACCCGCCGCTCTATCACCACCTCCGCGACTCCCTCCTGGCGCAGTGCGAGGCCCTCGTGCCGCTGCAGCACCCCGAGACCGGCCTGTGGAGGACGCTGCTGGACGTGCCCGAGGCCGAGGGTTCATATCCCGAGTCGAGCGCGACGGCGGGCTTTGCGTTTGGCATGCTCAAGGCGCAGCGGAAAAAGTACATTGCGGGCACGGCGTTTGAGGCCCCTGCCGTGTTGGCGTTGAAGGGTGTGCTGGCCAACATTGACGAGAGGGGTGAGCTGATGAACACGTCGTTTGGCACGGCCATGGGCCATGACTTGCAGCATTACAAGGACATACCGATCACGAGCATGCCATACGGTCAGGCGATGGCTATCATGGC ATATAAGTAG